CTACTCGTCTTTCCGGGCATGTCATAAAATCCGACATAGGGATTGGTATCCTTTCCAACATATTGGGACTTTCTATCAACAATGGATGCAAGTTAACTTTGAttccttgtggctctgcccaccccattacggattacgtgcgtgagtttatgtatgtattataatattagataTCTACTAACCGAGTAGAATAATCAATTCTGTTCTTTAGAATTCcgttttttagacgtgacttataatAGTTTTGGCTTGGATGACATTCACTCAAACATCCGTGTTGGTCTATTCATTCACTATTAGGCTGGAACTTTTATATCCGTGGCTTTGATAAGTATGttattgctttattttatgtttttcaacTAAAATAGTGATTACGTTAgttgtttgttgaaattttgGCACAGATAATATCTTATCTAACATGCCATCCCTATGTATGCGCCATTAGATTTCGCTCTATTCATGAACATACGAAACTGACTCAATCAAACGAAACTATTTCAGTTTAAATTATCCCTAAATCCTTAAacttaaaatgttaataatcCAAAACCGACCCTTTCCGAAACGTATCTTCGTAAGCTCTAACTAAATAACTCTTCAGATATTTGTCCTGGTTAACAAGGAAAGATAGTGGGTAATAAAAGGGAATAATCCTAATTTGCCGCAATATTACACAAAGCCTACCTACACTACTCAAATAAATAAGAGGCATCGGTCGGAAATTCAATACGTAGGTTGAGGTAGTCATCTCACAAAGAAACGCAGAGCTGTAAATAATTTCAGTATTAAGTATACTGTTTCATGCTCTACATGTTCTTTAAACATACTTTTTTACCCAGAAACAAAATGtgtgaataaaatatcaaaatgcatTCACTTGTTTATTctgttatttacttactttatacaCTATAATTTAATTGCCACCAAAATTCGAATTCCATTGCAAATGTAACAAAGAAAGCACAACCTAATTTTAGAGACATATTTCTAATCCTAATCGAATATTCTAATTTTTAGCTACGCATCTCTTCGGAACTGGCTTCTTTATCAGCTCAGGTTCTTTCATAGGGAGTGGTGGCCCCTCGAACTTTACAGTCATTTGGACAATCCTCTCAGCTTCTCGTACGCCACTTATTCGTGCCCCTGACACGGTGGCATAATGTCCCGGCACAGTAGCTTCCCCGGCGAACAGGAGAACAGGTGGCACTGGCTCACTCGGCCCCGGCAGTGGGCAGGCTAATGCACGCTGAGCATCACCATTCGTACACTCAAACTCACAAGAATAAGCACCTAGATAAAATTGATCTGATGCCCAAAACGACCTCAATATAGACGACGGATAAGGCACACCACAGCCAGTCACAACACGTAACACGTCTGTTATaccttcagctacatctttatcgcACAGGCGTTCCATATTTGAAGCTTCCTCTCCTATCACCCAAGCGCACATCACGTGCTGGCTATTAGGTACGATTTCTATAGCCGTGATTCCTCTAGTCCAATCAGAGCGACTGCACAGTTCCtgacaatagaatttgaaatttaagtTTGTCCGTTGCCAGTACCAAAAGGGTCGACAGTACTCcatgtatactttattgcagtAACCGAATCCAAGGCATCGTATCGCATCCATTTTAGACGCCGGCAGTGCTGGACAGAACATTTTTGCCGCATTTTTAGCCAAAACGCCAAGTGATACCGTTATGACAACATAATCTGCTAGGTATTCTTCTCCGTCAGTGGTCTTTACACTGGCTCTGTAACCAGTTTTTTGAGAGGTTCCCCAGTAAATACAGCCCACTcgtttgttatattttatattgccGTCTGGAATTGTACGCATTAATGGGGCTAGAATGCCGAGGAGCCCTAGAGGGACGCGAACCTCCCCGCCAGGCATGTTCATGTAGCAGCCCGTGTTATCGGCACAGAGCATGGCAGTGTCGTCGCCGCAACGGGCGCACAGCATGTGGCTCAATCCGAACATTATTCGGGCTGCGTCGTGTTGTTGGTCG
This portion of the Pectinophora gossypiella chromosome 1, ilPecGoss1.1, whole genome shotgun sequence genome encodes:
- the LOC126367344 gene encoding peroxisomal N(1)-acetyl-spermine/spermidine oxidase-like, with translation MTSPLIIISSNRKSEKKKPPPVSKPNKPEVVYDCKPDMYERGIAAVDPCDPEQSYAQPRVVIVGAGMAGLSTAARLVDKGITNFVVLEGNGRPGGRIHSSWLGDIVAELGAHWKQDNCSTHPVFNMSATEDPPRPGVPAALHARGLFNRVTCGRMPYPPTIVAYQKFRQIEQEAAAIYCLGGNKQHGSLINFLSLRIQQELHEFPDDQQHDAARIMFGLSHMLCARCGDDTAMLCADNTGCYMNMPGGEVRVPLGLLGILAPLMRTIPDGNIKYNKRVGCIYWGTSQKTGYRASVKTTDGEEYLADYVVITVSLGVLAKNAAKMFCPALPASKMDAIRCLGFGYCNKVYMEYCRPFWYWQRTNLNFKFYCQELCSRSDWTRGITAIEIVPNSQHVMCAWVIGEEASNMERLCDKDVAEGITDVLRVVTGCGVPYPSSILRSFWASDQFYLGAYSCEFECTNGDAQRALACPLPGPSEPVPPVLLFAGEATVPGHYATVSGARISGVREAERIVQMTVKFEGPPLPMKEPELIKKPVPKRCVAKN